In Pseudomonadales bacterium, a single window of DNA contains:
- the speB gene encoding agmatinase, whose product MYKKRKQTLGRMEPSLYANPFGYLQCPLTRDLTQADVVVLGVPYDLATSGRAGARSGPAAIRKISSNLTWEEKRWPWRFNLHEKLRIIDYGDLEFPTGDSETFVSLLESTAAQVLDAGKTLLCLGGDHFISLPLMRAHARTHGPISIIHFDAHTDTEESDNPYNHGAMFYQGPKEGIIDPSYSVQIGIRTEYPFETHEYLVIDADKANACSAKEVGLAIKQRIQDTPAYVTFDIDCLDPAYAPGTGTPVAGGMNTNKVLQILRELVGCRLIGMDIVEVAPAYDHAEITALAAATIGLEFLNVLAAAK is encoded by the coding sequence ATGTACAAAAAACGCAAACAAACTCTGGGCCGTATGGAGCCATCCCTGTATGCCAACCCTTTCGGCTATTTGCAATGCCCCCTAACGCGGGATCTCACGCAAGCCGATGTCGTGGTATTAGGCGTACCCTATGATCTGGCGACATCAGGCCGCGCCGGGGCCCGCTCCGGCCCGGCAGCGATTCGAAAAATATCCAGCAACCTGACCTGGGAGGAAAAACGCTGGCCCTGGCGTTTCAATCTGCATGAAAAACTGCGGATAATTGACTACGGTGATTTGGAGTTCCCTACCGGTGATAGCGAAACCTTCGTCTCGCTATTGGAATCCACTGCGGCACAAGTACTAGATGCCGGAAAAACTCTTTTATGTCTGGGTGGAGACCATTTTATTTCCCTACCCCTGATGCGGGCACACGCGAGAACACACGGACCCATTTCGATCATTCATTTCGATGCACACACAGATACCGAAGAATCCGACAACCCCTATAATCACGGTGCCATGTTTTATCAGGGGCCGAAGGAAGGTATTATCGATCCTTCGTATTCGGTGCAGATTGGCATCCGCACCGAGTATCCGTTCGAGACTCACGAATACCTGGTGATTGATGCGGATAAAGCCAACGCCTGTTCAGCGAAAGAAGTCGGCCTTGCCATCAAACAAAGAATCCAAGATACACCCGCCTACGTCACCTTCGATATTGACTGCCTAGATCCGGCTTACGCACCTGGTACCGGGACACCGGTTGCAGGCGGCATGAACACCAACAAAGTATTGCAAATTCTACGCGAACTGGTGGGTTGTCGTTTAATCGGGATGGACATTGTCGAGGTCGCCCCGGCCTACGATCATGCTGAAATAACCGCGCTCGCAGCAGCAACTATCGGCCTGGAATTTTTAAACGTACTGGCCGCTGCAAAGTAA
- a CDS encoding FAD-binding oxidoreductase: MTTTNSQHSLSNTSVTGYTPSYYAATAIPFAPSPALAGQDNADVCVIGGGYTGLSAALHLAEQGLKVILLEAEKVGWGASGRNGGHVGVGQRVGQLTLEKKLGLEKSKQLWDLGLEAVDLVRHLIDEHQIGCDLKEGILHVAAKAGDVEHLKLESERLRNHYGYEKIRFVEKAEVDSMVGSKKFHAGQLDLGSLHLHPLNFTLGVAAAARKAGVKIYQQSRVTHYETGQGVRVHTNAGSVNAKHLVLGCNGYLDKLEPKIATKIMPINNFVLATEPLSEQLARSLIRDDVAVQDSLFVINYWKLSADKRLIFGGGENYSSKFPSDLKSFVRKYMLHVYPQLEDVRIDYAWGGTLAITMNRMPHFGQLSPNIYFAQGYSGHGVATACFAGKLIAEAISGKPERLNLFASLPVPGFPGGTLLRWPALVAGMLFYSLRDKL, encoded by the coding sequence TTGACAACAACCAATTCCCAACACAGCCTATCCAATACCAGCGTCACTGGCTATACGCCTTCCTACTATGCGGCAACAGCAATCCCCTTCGCGCCTTCGCCCGCCTTGGCTGGACAGGACAACGCTGACGTATGTGTCATTGGCGGCGGTTATACGGGGTTATCTGCGGCCTTACATTTAGCCGAACAGGGTTTAAAAGTTATCTTACTGGAAGCGGAAAAAGTCGGCTGGGGGGCGTCCGGCCGTAACGGTGGCCACGTCGGTGTGGGTCAGCGCGTGGGCCAGTTGACCTTGGAAAAAAAGTTGGGTTTAGAAAAATCCAAGCAACTCTGGGATCTGGGATTGGAGGCGGTGGATTTAGTCAGGCACTTGATTGATGAGCACCAAATCGGCTGTGACCTCAAGGAGGGAATCTTACATGTCGCTGCAAAAGCTGGGGATGTGGAGCATCTAAAGCTGGAGTCAGAGCGCTTACGCAACCATTACGGCTACGAAAAAATACGTTTTGTCGAAAAGGCCGAAGTCGATAGCATGGTCGGGTCAAAAAAATTTCATGCCGGTCAATTAGATCTGGGCTCACTCCACCTGCACCCACTCAACTTTACCTTAGGGGTGGCAGCGGCAGCACGCAAAGCCGGGGTAAAAATCTACCAACAGAGTCGCGTGACCCATTACGAAACTGGCCAAGGCGTTAGGGTACATACCAACGCTGGCAGCGTGAACGCGAAACATCTCGTGCTTGGCTGTAATGGCTATCTCGATAAGTTAGAGCCCAAGATAGCCACTAAAATCATGCCAATTAATAATTTTGTGCTCGCCACAGAACCCTTATCCGAGCAGCTCGCGCGCTCACTGATCCGGGATGATGTCGCCGTTCAGGATTCGTTATTTGTGATTAATTATTGGAAGCTGTCGGCTGACAAGCGCCTTATTTTTGGCGGCGGCGAAAATTATTCGAGCAAATTCCCCAGTGACCTTAAATCTTTCGTGCGCAAATATATGCTGCACGTCTATCCGCAACTTGAAGACGTTCGAATCGATTATGCCTGGGGTGGGACGCTCGCGATAACCATGAACCGAATGCCACATTTCGGACAGCTCTCACCCAATATTTATTTTGCGCAAGGTTATTCAGGCCATGGCGTGGCCACAGCCTGTTTTGCCGGAAAACTCATCGCCGAAGCTATTAGCGGCAAGCCAGAGCGTTTAAATCTGTTTGCCAGCTTGCCGGTTCCCGGATTTCCCGGCGGCACGCTGCTACGCTGGCCAGCATTGGTTGCCGGAATGCTGTTCTACTCGCTCCGAGACAAGCTGTAG
- a CDS encoding glutamine synthetase yields the protein MSEELKQLNAFLEEYPDIELFEVILPDLNGKLRGKWLPRAKIETAFAGGLKLPLTTLAFDVWGRDVESWVFDNGDVDGICEADARTLARVPWLERPTGQVLLSLHDVSGAPCEYDPRSIVKKLMARFQKLDLTPVLASEMEFYLFQSDNDDEGRPRHSQTNASGHVALGGQTYGLDVMQDMSELMHGVSDAGAIQNLPIDTLIAEAAPSQYEINLYHQADALLAADQGLLLQRAIKGVARKLGMRATFMAKPYGDLAGNGMHMHCSLLDQDGNNAFNNGTDQGSDLLRQAIAGCLASMKDCMLLFAPHLNSYRRFQRASHAPLAPTWGYDNRTVSIRVPADSHEAMRIEHRVAGADANPYLVVAAILAGILYGLENQLEVVPPIEGDAYTQCEPSLPRHWSDALEAFKKSTFIREYFGTEFQRVFTETKQQEMDEFDKHVTAMEYEAYL from the coding sequence ATGAGCGAAGAATTAAAACAATTAAATGCCTTCCTGGAAGAATACCCGGATATTGAGTTATTTGAAGTCATACTGCCAGATTTAAATGGCAAACTCCGGGGCAAATGGCTGCCGAGAGCAAAAATTGAAACAGCTTTTGCTGGTGGTCTGAAATTACCGTTAACAACCCTTGCATTTGATGTTTGGGGTAGGGATGTTGAAAGCTGGGTTTTCGATAATGGCGATGTTGATGGTATTTGTGAAGCCGACGCTAGAACGCTGGCGCGAGTACCTTGGTTAGAGCGACCGACAGGGCAGGTGCTGCTTTCGCTGCATGATGTGTCCGGCGCGCCCTGCGAATATGATCCGCGATCAATTGTAAAAAAACTGATGGCGCGGTTTCAGAAGCTGGATTTAACGCCTGTGCTTGCCAGTGAAATGGAGTTCTATCTATTCCAATCCGATAACGATGATGAAGGTCGCCCTCGGCATTCGCAGACTAATGCGAGTGGTCATGTCGCTTTGGGCGGACAAACCTATGGTCTTGATGTGATGCAGGATATGTCTGAGTTGATGCACGGCGTGAGTGATGCCGGTGCGATACAGAATCTTCCCATCGATACGTTAATCGCCGAAGCCGCGCCTTCTCAATACGAAATTAACCTTTATCATCAGGCGGACGCCCTGCTGGCGGCTGATCAAGGCTTGCTATTGCAGCGCGCAATTAAAGGCGTTGCTCGAAAACTGGGTATGCGTGCGACCTTTATGGCGAAGCCCTACGGTGATCTGGCGGGCAACGGTATGCACATGCACTGTAGCTTGCTCGACCAGGATGGCAATAACGCTTTTAATAACGGGACTGATCAAGGTAGTGATTTGTTGCGACAAGCGATTGCCGGATGTTTGGCAAGCATGAAAGATTGTATGCTGCTGTTCGCGCCGCATTTAAATTCTTATCGACGTTTTCAGCGCGCCAGCCATGCCCCCTTAGCGCCAACCTGGGGCTATGACAACCGAACTGTTTCTATCAGAGTGCCTGCCGATAGCCATGAAGCGATGCGCATCGAACATCGGGTGGCAGGTGCTGATGCTAACCCCTATTTGGTCGTTGCAGCGATTCTGGCGGGCATATTATATGGTTTGGAAAACCAGTTGGAGGTTGTTCCTCCGATTGAGGGAGACGCCTATACGCAGTGTGAACCCAGTTTACCCCGGCATTGGTCAGATGCATTGGAGGCCTTTAAAAAATCAACCTTTATCAGAGAATATTTTGGTACCGAGTTTCAGCGTGTTTTTACTGAAACCAAGCAACAGGAAATGGATGAGTTCGATAAGCACGTGACCGCTATGGAATATGAAGCCTACTTATGA
- a CDS encoding glutamine synthetase, translating into MSTIEEWLRDHRISEVECLIPDMTGNARGKFIKAEKFNNEDPRLPESILLQTVTGEYCDEHDDLISPTDQDMVLAADPNTVRLVPWANEPTAQIIHDCYTSDGELHPMSSRNVLRRVLALYDEMGLKPIVAPEVEFYLIQKNEDPDFELQAPIGRSGRREAARQSYSIDAINEFEPIINTMYEFCEAQRLNIDTLIHESGAAQMEINFLHGDALELADQVFTFKRTMRETALRHGVYATFMAKPMRKEPGSSMHIHQSLVNKTTGENVFSIPTGEKTDIFMHYLGGLQKYTPDIFSFYAPNVNSYRRFAKDIAAPINLHWGNDNRTVGLRVPSAGPEATRIENRFAGVDANPYLAIAATLACGYAGIKNKIQPTEPYLGNAYEEEITLPRSLEEALRGLDDLSDLESIIGPDFIRAYRWIKLDEFEEFNRVISSWEREYLLLNV; encoded by the coding sequence ATGAGTACAATTGAAGAATGGCTTAGGGATCACCGAATCAGTGAGGTTGAATGCCTCATTCCGGATATGACAGGAAACGCCCGTGGGAAATTTATTAAAGCTGAAAAATTTAATAACGAAGATCCCAGATTGCCTGAGTCAATATTATTGCAGACGGTAACCGGTGAATACTGTGATGAGCATGACGATCTGATTAGTCCAACGGATCAGGATATGGTCTTAGCGGCAGATCCAAACACCGTGCGCCTTGTACCCTGGGCCAACGAGCCAACGGCGCAAATTATCCATGATTGCTATACCAGCGATGGCGAATTACACCCTATGTCGTCTCGTAACGTGCTGCGTCGTGTCCTGGCGCTTTATGATGAGATGGGTCTGAAGCCTATCGTCGCCCCTGAAGTAGAGTTCTATCTTATCCAAAAGAACGAAGACCCGGATTTCGAATTACAAGCGCCAATTGGACGTTCTGGGCGCCGTGAGGCGGCTCGCCAGTCCTACAGTATCGATGCCATCAACGAGTTTGAGCCGATCATCAATACCATGTATGAATTCTGTGAAGCACAGCGCTTGAACATTGATACGCTGATTCATGAATCCGGCGCGGCGCAAATGGAAATAAATTTCCTGCATGGTGATGCGTTAGAACTGGCGGATCAGGTTTTTACTTTCAAGCGTACCATGCGGGAAACGGCATTAAGACACGGCGTTTATGCGACCTTTATGGCGAAACCGATGAGAAAAGAGCCGGGCAGTTCGATGCATATTCATCAGAGTTTGGTGAATAAAACAACGGGTGAAAATGTATTCTCCATTCCAACTGGTGAAAAAACAGATATTTTTATGCATTACCTGGGAGGATTGCAAAAATATACCCCGGATATCTTCAGTTTTTATGCGCCCAACGTAAACTCTTATCGTCGCTTTGCCAAGGACATCGCTGCCCCGATCAACTTGCATTGGGGCAATGATAATCGCACTGTCGGATTGCGCGTTCCCAGCGCTGGCCCGGAGGCGACGCGTATTGAAAATCGATTTGCCGGGGTGGATGCCAACCCCTATCTCGCTATTGCCGCTACTCTGGCTTGCGGTTATGCGGGCATTAAAAATAAAATTCAACCGACAGAACCTTATCTTGGTAATGCCTATGAGGAAGAAATAACGCTGCCTCGTTCGCTTGAGGAAGCGTTGCGTGGACTCGATGATTTATCTGATCTGGAGTCTATTATCGGCCCGGACTTTATTCGCGCTTATCGCTGGATTAAACTGGATGAGTTTGAAGAATTTAACCGCGTTATTAGTTCCTGGGAGCGTGAGTATCTGTTATTAAACGTTTAG
- a CDS encoding helix-turn-helix transcriptional regulator: protein MSFLAKFSTATAQLVPRLRSDVFPSMLAKYFKQLAALDNVVIITYPSKKLPRIEHNDLPSGQRASTIDRFVKGAFLLDPYYLAATKKNQRGFYQLNQLAPSGFDHSEYYRTYYKSSGLIDECGYLIQLGDTGKNFVNISLGRISMSAPFSAEQLLHFSEITPLVEALVTQHWHTEDFEFGTQKDLRGRLEAALEYFGKSMLTERESQMVQMILHGYSTKAISSRLSISVETVKLHRKNAYAKLDISTQGELFHLFIDSLMSIDNYEGGDPLIPYQSAITARSSPS from the coding sequence ATGTCATTCCTTGCAAAATTCAGCACTGCGACAGCACAGCTCGTACCCCGATTACGCTCAGACGTATTCCCGTCAATGCTCGCCAAGTACTTCAAACAACTCGCGGCACTCGATAATGTGGTGATTATCACCTACCCCAGTAAAAAATTGCCTCGTATCGAACATAACGATCTGCCCAGCGGTCAGCGGGCTTCAACTATTGACCGCTTTGTCAAAGGCGCGTTTTTACTGGACCCTTATTATTTGGCAGCGACCAAGAAGAACCAGCGCGGCTTTTATCAGCTCAACCAACTGGCGCCCTCCGGTTTTGATCACAGCGAATATTATCGGACTTACTATAAATCCTCAGGGCTGATTGATGAATGCGGCTATCTAATTCAGCTCGGCGATACCGGCAAAAATTTTGTTAATATTTCACTCGGCCGTATCAGCATGTCCGCTCCGTTCAGCGCAGAGCAACTGCTGCACTTCTCGGAAATAACACCCTTGGTGGAAGCATTGGTCACCCAGCACTGGCATACGGAAGATTTCGAATTCGGCACGCAAAAGGATCTGCGTGGCAGGCTCGAAGCCGCGCTGGAGTATTTTGGTAAAAGTATGCTAACAGAACGTGAAAGCCAGATGGTGCAAATGATCCTGCACGGCTATTCAACTAAAGCTATTTCTTCACGGCTCAGCATCTCAGTAGAAACGGTGAAGCTGCACCGAAAAAATGCCTATGCGAAACTTGATATCAGCACCCAGGGCGAACTCTTTCATTTATTCATCGACTCGCTGATGAGTATCGACAACTACGAAGGCGGGGATCCCTTGATACCCTATCAAAGCGCCATAACTGCACGCTCCTCACCCTCATAA
- a CDS encoding aldehyde dehydrogenase family protein — protein MKGYDNFYINGEWVSPITERMQDVINPATEQVIGRVALGNAADVEKAVAVARVAFETWSQTSVEERLALLERIITLYSERMEEMAQAISSEMGAPIRLARNSQAPIGLVHFKTVRKVLQSYDFEESLGGSQLVKEPIGVCGFITPWNWPMNQIACKVAPALACGCTMVLKPSELAPISANLFAQIMHDAGVPPGVFNMVNGDGLGVGAALTAHPDVDMVSLTGSTRAGIQVSKAAADTVKRVALELGGKSPNIILEDTDFDAAVAAGATECFRNTGQSCNAPTRMLVPARLHDRAVEIAKATAEETIAGDPQSKQTVIGPLANSAQFSKVQSMIQAAIDEGSELVAGGVGRPDGLERGYFVKATVFANVKNDMLVAREEVFGPVLAIMPYQDEDEAVAIANDSPYGLAGYVQSGDIEHARAIARKIRAGTIFLNGNNFDPNAPFGGYKQSGNGREWGSFAFHDFLELKGIVGYNPPA, from the coding sequence ATGAAAGGGTACGATAATTTTTATATTAATGGCGAATGGGTAAGCCCTATAACGGAGCGCATGCAGGATGTTATCAATCCGGCGACTGAGCAGGTGATCGGGCGGGTCGCACTGGGCAATGCTGCTGATGTTGAGAAGGCAGTTGCCGTAGCGCGGGTCGCCTTTGAGACGTGGTCTCAGACCTCTGTTGAGGAAAGACTGGCGCTGTTAGAGCGCATTATTACACTGTATAGCGAACGGATGGAAGAAATGGCGCAGGCGATCTCCTCTGAGATGGGAGCGCCGATCCGTTTAGCGCGCAACTCGCAAGCACCGATCGGTCTGGTTCACTTTAAAACTGTGCGCAAAGTGTTGCAGTCATACGATTTTGAAGAATCCTTGGGTGGCAGTCAGCTTGTCAAAGAACCCATAGGGGTGTGTGGTTTTATTACGCCCTGGAATTGGCCGATGAATCAGATCGCCTGTAAGGTTGCGCCTGCGTTGGCATGCGGTTGTACCATGGTGTTAAAGCCCAGTGAACTGGCACCGATATCCGCCAATCTTTTTGCTCAGATTATGCACGATGCCGGTGTGCCGCCCGGTGTTTTTAATATGGTCAATGGTGACGGGCTCGGTGTTGGCGCGGCGCTGACAGCGCATCCGGATGTCGATATGGTATCGCTCACTGGCTCAACCCGGGCCGGCATTCAGGTGTCAAAGGCGGCGGCGGATACGGTTAAGCGTGTGGCGCTGGAGCTAGGCGGTAAGTCTCCTAATATTATTCTGGAAGATACAGATTTTGACGCAGCTGTGGCGGCAGGCGCCACCGAATGCTTCCGTAACACTGGACAATCCTGCAATGCGCCAACACGTATGCTAGTTCCCGCCCGTCTGCATGATCGTGCTGTTGAAATTGCCAAGGCGACAGCGGAGGAAACCATTGCTGGCGACCCCCAATCCAAGCAGACGGTGATCGGGCCATTGGCCAATAGCGCACAATTTAGCAAGGTGCAATCAATGATTCAGGCCGCTATTGATGAGGGTAGTGAATTAGTGGCTGGCGGTGTGGGGCGGCCGGATGGCCTGGAGCGTGGCTACTTTGTCAAAGCTACCGTGTTCGCCAATGTGAAAAATGACATGCTGGTGGCACGCGAGGAAGTCTTTGGTCCGGTATTAGCCATTATGCCTTATCAGGATGAGGACGAAGCGGTAGCGATAGCCAACGATTCGCCCTATGGATTGGCCGGTTACGTGCAGTCAGGCGATATCGAACACGCGCGAGCGATTGCCCGAAAAATTCGCGCGGGCACAATCTTCCTCAATGGTAATAACTTTGACCCTAATGCGCCCTTTGGCGGTTACAAACAATCCGGTAACGGTCGCGAATGGGGCAGCTTTGCCTTCCATGACTTCCTTGAACTTAAGGGCATCGTCGGTTACAACCCCCCAGCCTAG
- a CDS encoding helix-turn-helix transcriptional regulator → MEVTAQLLERVGFNDLTTILIAKELGISVGSLYHYFPNKHAILRALAKNWLKEWTRLLDSIDALALEQMTLESVVAKLTDTFIVVYREQKGILPLVQAMFAVPELRDLDEQHDELVISRMSSIFIRIGLRQSKNELSRIARAYLEMTHALLLVVSAQHGIRAKRTLEDLNTVTCCFLSRHLNEQSR, encoded by the coding sequence ATGGAGGTCACCGCGCAGCTATTGGAACGAGTTGGCTTTAACGACCTGACCACTATTCTAATCGCCAAAGAATTGGGAATTTCTGTTGGCTCGCTTTACCATTATTTTCCGAACAAACACGCCATTCTGCGTGCGTTGGCGAAAAATTGGCTAAAGGAGTGGACGCGATTGCTTGATAGCATCGACGCGCTAGCACTTGAACAGATGACCCTTGAGAGTGTTGTCGCCAAGCTCACCGACACCTTTATCGTGGTTTACCGCGAACAAAAAGGAATCTTACCTCTGGTGCAGGCGATGTTTGCGGTTCCCGAATTGCGTGATTTGGATGAGCAGCATGACGAACTGGTCATCTCACGTATGTCATCCATCTTTATTCGTATAGGTTTACGTCAATCTAAAAACGAGCTTTCCAGAATCGCACGCGCCTATCTTGAAATGACCCATGCACTCCTATTGGTCGTTTCTGCCCAGCACGGCATTCGTGCAAAACGTACCTTAGAAGATCTAAACACCGTCACCTGTTGTTTTTTGAGCCGTCACCTTAACGAACAGAGCCGCTAA